In Gimesia panareensis, the genomic window GAACACCAGATGGATTCAGGTTCCGCCTGGGCGGAAGAGTCGGATAACAGTGAGGAGAATATCAATCACAGATCTGAAGACCGGAACAACTGATATGACCGTCAGTTTTATTGAAGAGCCCGGAAGAACAGCTTTTAAATCATCTCACTTTTTAAAATATCTGTATGCCATATGTTATATCTACAAGTGTGAGCATTGATATACAAAAGCCGACTCCGCTGTTCTAATCGTTTTTAGTCTGGATTATCGAATGAGAAGAATTCTGGGAGGTCTCGTTTTCTTGATGGGACTGAGCCTGACGTTATTGGGTGTCACTGAATTTTTGATTTATCAGGAAGGATCAGATATTCCAGAACAGATCACACTCAAAGAACTCGGAGTTCCCGACCCTGGAAAGAATGTCAATCTGATTATTACTGATTTTCAGTTTGGCGATCGCTACCAGATTGAAGAAAACAAGAAGGCAGAGTGGAAGCAGGTCTGGATACCGTTATGGCTTCCCGATGGAAAATTCACAGAAGTCCCCGTAATTGCTCATATCAAGGGACTGACCAGTCGAGATGAAGTTGAAACACTTTCACTTCGCAAAGAGATTCCGGGAATTCTGACTCGGGGCATAGACGGTTTCGGGAACAAGGAACGTCGCTATTTCAAAAGTATATATCCGGAAACCGATTTCACCAACGCGATCTCGTTTGAAATCGATCGCCAGTTTCCCTCTCTCTTATTTATTATCCCGATTACCCTTGCCGGGATAGCCCAGATTGTGCTTGGCCTGGGTTTTGCATGGGGCTATTTTCTTAAAAAACTCCCCTGATCCCAGTCACATTCTTAAAACTAAAAAGAGAATCACCTGGAACCACATCAGGAGTCTTTGATTCTCCTCAGTAACCTGTCCAGTTCGTCCCGGGGTGCTTTCGAATGGAAACCGGGGCTCCATAAAAAGAACTGGATTTGTTTTCCCATTCCAAACGGCTCTGTAAACCTGAGCCTGATACGATACTGCCTGGGAGAAAAAGGGTAAGTCAGGGGGAAGTACTGGCTACTCCTTAATTCCTCAATATTGGTCAGCGGCGTTGTTGCAGTCTGTCCGTCCTTCTTAAAACGAATTTGACTGTTATTGATCCAGACCACATCTGCAAAACCGGATACGAGATATCGGACCAGACCATAAAAACACAACCCCGCAATCACTGCGATTGCCAGTCTCCCTGCTGTTTCAAAATCCCAGCGCCATATTTGTTTTGAAGTCAGGAACGAAATCAAAATACAGAAAATGAGCGGTGTCAGTGGCAACCATTTTCTGATCAGATACGTAGCTCCTCCGGTCGAGATCTGCTCCATTTCTGATTCTGGTCTGGAATCCTGCTGCATTTTGCTCCCTCATTCCGATGGCATGCTGCTTTCGGACAATGGCGTTTCTCGCAGATTCAGAGTTTATGCCATCGGGAAAAAAGTCACTCCCAGCAGGACGACAATGAACCCTACCACGCCCATCAGGGCCGTCATCGGCGTGATGTACTTCAGCGTCTCCCCTTCGGTCATGCCGCTCATTTTACCGATGACCCAGAAGCCGCTGTCGTTCATCCAGGAGAGTGGCTTCGAACCACAGCCAATCGCCAACGCCAGATAGACCGGGTGAAAACCGAGTGTCGCGGATTCGGCGATCCCGCCCAGAATCCCGACAGTGGTGATCATCGCCACGGTGGACGATCCCTGGGCCGTGCGGATTGCGGTCGTAATCAGGAACGCCAGCGTAACCAGCATCAATGGTGAAACATCGGGCAGAGATTCAATCAGGAAACTGACGCCCGTCTGCTGCAGTACCCCTCCGAAGGCACCACCGGCAGCCGTGATCAGAATAATTACGCCCCCCGTGGAGAGTGAAGCCTGGATCGATTCCGAGAGTTCCCCCAGCGAAGCTTTCTTCTGACGCACCAGAGTCGCCAGGGCGATGACCGCAGCGATGCCCAGGGCGATGTTTTTATTCCCCAGGGTCATGATCAGCGACTGTATATTATCGGGAATCGATTCGCTGATCGATTTGAATTTTAATAGGGTCGAACCTGCAATTAACACAACGGGCAGCAGGATAGGCGTCAGCGAGAGCCAGAAAGATGGCAGCTCTTCCAGTTTTTTGCTGGAGAGTTTCTCCAGATCTTCCTTCGTGACATCGGCTGAATCCCGAAAGGGAAGTTCGCAGTGTTTGTTGATCAGAGTGGCGTAACCCAGCCCGACGATCGCAGCGATGCTGCCGACAATCATCCCGCCGATGATCATGGTCGCGATATCGACACCCAGTTGCTCCGCTACGAACAGCGGTCCCGGGGTCGGCGGCACCAGGGAGTGCGCCATCGTGCCGCCTGTGACAATTGCCAGCACATACAGCAGGTAGTTTTTCCCGGTGCGGAACCGCATCGCTTTTCCGAGTGGTATCAACAGGTAGAACACCGTATCAAAGAAGACGGGGATCGCCAGCAGAAACCCGCTGGCCATGAAGGCGACCGGGGCCAGCTTCTCGCCCACAAAATTAATCGCCGATCGGACGATCCGCTCTGCAGCACCACTCTCCAGCAGACACATACCGATGATCGCCGCCAGCGCGATCAGGATCCCGATCTTGGCACAGGTCGAACCGAAGCCCGCTGCGACCCGTTCGCCCACCGACTGCTCCCCCGCTTTGATCGCGGCCTGATAGTTGGTTGGCGTAATTGCGAAATCGTCGAGACGAATCTCCCGGCTGGCGCTGTCATCAAGCACCTGGAGGTCGGCGATGATCCTCCGCTGGCTGTCTTTGGTAAATTCAGAGGTCACCTCGACCACTTCGGTTTCGGCAATCGTAACCAGTGGGAACTTGGGCTGCTCACTCCCCATGATCAGCAGCAGCCTCCCCTTCTGCAGCATCCCGGCCTTTTCGACCTCGATGACGATCTTCCGGTTCTCGGGAGCGACCTCGATGATTTTAAACTTGTTCTTACGGAGGGCTGTCTCTTCGATCTGCTGGGCGGGCGTCAAGACACCTACACAAATGGCACCTGCCAGCAATGCCAGGAAAGCATGCAGGCGAAAAAACAGGACGCCACCAATGACGATGGCCACCCCGGCTAAAATAATCACGATGACCCAAGCGCTCAGTTCCATGATTTTACCAGTCTGGTTTTCAGATAGGACCGTGGGAATTTCATGAAATTCACCATTTTTCCGACACATTCAGATCTGAATCGGGTTTAATAGACGTCAGCCATTCAGTGACGTCTGACTGACTCCCGAATTCCATTCCGGGCCCAATCTCTTCTACTCAGATCAGGTGAAAGGTCATGATGAGTTTTTCCATGAAACGCACGGCACAAATTGTGAGTTTTTTTCTACTTACTTTGTCTGTCCCATTATGCCACTCTTCGACTTTCGCAGCAACAAAGAGTAACGCCCAATCAAAGAATCGCCAGCGCGTCTCTGAAAAGGAACTGGCTGCAAAAGTGGACCAGCTGATCGAAGCGGAACTGAAAAAATCCGGGATCACTCCGGCCCCCCTGGCGAATGATGAAGATTTTCTCCGCAGGGTCACCTTCGACCTGGCGGGCAGAATGCCAGCGACTTCCGAAGTCCTGCTGTTCGGCCTGGACTCGACTCCCGGCAAACGTCAGGCCGTGATCGATCAACTGCTCAAGTCAGACGATTACGGCATCAACTGGGCCCGTTACTGGCGCGATGTGATCTATCTGCGGGCTACCGACATGCGTGCCCGGATTAACGAGAATCAGTTTGTCGACTGGATGACCACCCAACTGAATGAGAACAAAAGCTGGAAGGACATCACCACCGACCTGCTGACCGCCACCGGCGATGTGCGGGAGAACGGCAGCACGGCGCTGATCTTCGCCCATGAAGGGGATCCCGCCGAACTGGCCGCGGAGACCTCGCGGATCTTCCTGGGAATCCAGATTCAGTGTGCCAACTGCCACGACCATCCGACAGACAAATGGAAGCGGAAAGATTTCCATGAGCTGGCCGCCTTCTTCCCCCGTGTGCGTGTGCGTCCCGTACGTGATTCGACACCGCGGACCTTTGAAGTCGTCTCCATGAACAACGGCAACCAGTTTGCACGCCGGGTCCAGATGCTGAAGAATCCGGAATTCCTGTTCCGTACGCTGGACCGGAACCGCGATGGCAAACTGACCGAGCAGGAAGTGCAGCGCACCCGCATGGCGCCCGGCTTCCAGCAACTGGTCTCCCGTGCTGATACAGACGGCGATAAAGCATTGACAGCTGAAGAGCTGAAGAGCATGCCTCTCCCGGAAAACACACAGCGGTTCATGAGCGAATATTACATGCCCGATCTGAACGATCCGACCTCCATGGGCACGGTCGTCCAACCGGTCCTGTTTGTAGGCACCAAAGCCCCCGAGGGACTCGATGACCTGGAACGGCGTGAAGTGCTTTCAAAATTCCTGACCTCGCAGTCCAACCCCTGGTTCTCCCGGGCGATTGTCAACCGCTTGTGGGCCGAGATGCTGGGCGAAGGCTTCTACACGCCGATTGACGATATCGGTCCGGAGCGGAGTGCCGTCTATCCTGAAGTACTCGACGCACTGGCCCAGGGTTTTACTGACAGCGGCTACGACTTGAAATGGCTCTGTCGCACGATTACCAGCACACGGGCTTACCAGCGGAAAATGCAGAAGCGATCGGAAGGACAGCTTTCGACTCCCTTTGCCGCTCAACTCCCCACCCGTCTGCGGGGCGATCAGATCTTCACCGCGATCACCCAGGTATTCGGTGTCGACGATCTGCAGGCCGATCGTAATGCCGGCAACCGTCGTTTCCAGCGCGGTAGATCGGCCCGGGGACAGTTCAGCAGCCTGTTTA contains:
- a CDS encoding GntP family permease, whose translation is MELSAWVIVIILAGVAIVIGGVLFFRLHAFLALLAGAICVGVLTPAQQIEETALRKNKFKIIEVAPENRKIVIEVEKAGMLQKGRLLLIMGSEQPKFPLVTIAETEVVEVTSEFTKDSQRRIIADLQVLDDSASREIRLDDFAITPTNYQAAIKAGEQSVGERVAAGFGSTCAKIGILIALAAIIGMCLLESGAAERIVRSAINFVGEKLAPVAFMASGFLLAIPVFFDTVFYLLIPLGKAMRFRTGKNYLLYVLAIVTGGTMAHSLVPPTPGPLFVAEQLGVDIATMIIGGMIVGSIAAIVGLGYATLINKHCELPFRDSADVTKEDLEKLSSKKLEELPSFWLSLTPILLPVVLIAGSTLLKFKSISESIPDNIQSLIMTLGNKNIALGIAAVIALATLVRQKKASLGELSESIQASLSTGGVIILITAAGGAFGGVLQQTGVSFLIESLPDVSPLMLVTLAFLITTAIRTAQGSSTVAMITTVGILGGIAESATLGFHPVYLALAIGCGSKPLSWMNDSGFWVIGKMSGMTEGETLKYITPMTALMGVVGFIVVLLGVTFFPMA
- a CDS encoding DUF1549 domain-containing protein; this translates as MMSFSMKRTAQIVSFFLLTLSVPLCHSSTFAATKSNAQSKNRQRVSEKELAAKVDQLIEAELKKSGITPAPLANDEDFLRRVTFDLAGRMPATSEVLLFGLDSTPGKRQAVIDQLLKSDDYGINWARYWRDVIYLRATDMRARINENQFVDWMTTQLNENKSWKDITTDLLTATGDVRENGSTALIFAHEGDPAELAAETSRIFLGIQIQCANCHDHPTDKWKRKDFHELAAFFPRVRVRPVRDSTPRTFEVVSMNNGNQFARRVQMLKNPEFLFRTLDRNRDGKLTEQEVQRTRMAPGFQQLVSRADTDGDKALTAEELKSMPLPENTQRFMSEYYMPDLNDPTSMGTVVQPVLFVGTKAPEGLDDLERREVLSKFLTSQSNPWFSRAIVNRLWAEMLGEGFYTPIDDIGPERSAVYPEVLDALAQGFTDSGYDLKWLCRTITSTRAYQRKMQKRSEGQLSTPFAAQLPTRLRGDQIFTAITQVFGVDDLQADRNAGNRRFQRGRSARGQFSSLFTFDPSTSQDEITGDVPQALFMMNSEALNGMLGTSRSTKLAQIARDFPENKAAIQELYMLTLSREPTAKELAICLDYFKQAERRETALEDLMWSLLNSSEFITKR